The Dreissena polymorpha isolate Duluth1 unplaced genomic scaffold, UMN_Dpol_1.0 chrUn007, whole genome shotgun sequence DNA window TCAAACAAATCTACTGTTACATTCATAAGAGGCCTTCCGATATAGAAAAACATCAGTACTTTAGTGATAATAAGCGCTCTGACTTTCACATTTGAATAGCGCGAAATTATAATCATTGTAAAGCTATCTATATGCCGAACAAACAATAAACTTCGAAGGAGATCAGCTCATTACCAATCCGTTGTAATTGGTTTCACTGAAGTGAGCTGTTCACGTACATTGGACTTGGTATTGGACATCTTGATTTTAGTGTTGCTATTTTAAGGTCGACCAATATATTAGCAAATACAACTAAATAAACTAAAATCATTTAGTTACAGAGTTGACAATTTAAATAGTGAATTGGCATTACAGAATTATTTATCAATGATATGGCagatatataaaagatatttgttcatgtcagtataagatcgtttgttatttcacgagtgatcatagaaaatatattttatcgagtggcgcagccacgagtgaaaatattatttgtctATGATCACGAGGCAAATATACAGAGGTGTAGAGTATATTGTACGATAGTATTGTAATGTCAtgagtgatcatataaaacatCTTATTACGTGTGGTGCCTCCACGCGTGAAAATATCTCTTATAAATGCGCACGAATGAAAGATGAATACGATTTGACACTAAAGTCAACAGATCCTCCTTTTGTTTTTTAAGATTTCTTTGTGCTTCATAAAAGTGTGTGTATTGTGGTTTCATATGATAACGCATAGGTCGCTTTGTGCCGCCGTGGAAAAAAAgagttaattattttattttattgtatccGTTGTTTTCTATTGttgacaatatttaaatttacccgcataattgttttatttacatattttttttaaagtcctCAAAAACTTGGAATTAAGCAAGAGTAAAGATAGTTAGTACTgccatcagcgctttgatttaatttattcataaatgtaaGTGTTGTGTTAATGTCGGTGAGCTATTTATGCGTTTGTACTTGTAATGAACAAACGCACTATGACATAATTGTTGGTGATCTCATTTTCTGGAAAACTCAAGGCCAATATTCGCCGAGTTGGAAAACCAACACTCCATACACATGGTAATTTTATTGACAAGAGTATTAGCCACTCCTTAATCGATACATATACTCGAAACATAGACAAGGACTAAAGTAATGCAACGTTGAAAACATTTTAACGACAGCATAAATATGATTGCTGCTTCTGTGTATACGAATAGTTTGTCCGTACTTCATTTGACAATTGTTTATTTTCTGCGGTGCGTACGTGTTGCTTTATAAAACATACTTATAAATTCCATGACACTAACTTATTGGTCTAGTCTTTTGTGTGTTTTGTATAGTCATGAACTGGGATTCCAAATAATAGACGATTGAAAAGTCTGGTTCATTGGAATTTCACAATAactattaaacattaattaaatgcAATTGAAGATGGAAATATAAAACGTTATTTGAGCTGTTAAATTGCCATTTATTGTTGACTACATACAGTACCCTTATATATCAAATAACAATCACACGTTTCCAAAATGAAACACAGCAAAGTCTATTAATCAAAGTTTTGCGGTTTTTTTCGTTGTCGCGGATTGAAATTGAAAACAGCAAATCGTTTATAATGGCTCAATAAACTGCAAGTATTGACAAGAAATTTTGGTCAGTtattcatatgtttaaatttgtaacaAACTGACGAAATTTTTGACAATTATTGCTGAGTGCATTGTCTGAAAACCCCAAGGAAAATAAACGCCGAGTTGGAGAACCTCCGCTCCatgcacatattttttttcatgaaaatactTTTTGCCGCTCTATATTCGATTCATATATTGAATGAATAAAAATGGACATACATAGCATACCATTATAAACAGGTCAACGACAGCATAAATACGATTGCTGCTTATGAGTTAACGATCAATGTAAACTGTACGCCAGAACTGAATGACGCATGTCAAGGCCAATGCAACCTGTTTGTATGCCATGTGCAGGGCGTGCTCTTATTACTCTTTTATTAATGGTTTAATTGTCTTGTCATTTTCTGCCTCTTTGTTTTTCAACAGCAATTCTTTCCCTGAAAGAAAATGAAGACGGTTCTATGTCTATAaacttatgatattttttttactgttgtATGCTtcttcatataatataatataatgtcaCGTTAGAGTAACTCAGTTTTGAAAATTGTCAGTAAGTGTGCCTATTGTAATTACCCTCGTATAATAGTTCTATCccggttatatttaaaaaaaagcttttaaacacaattagtTTTTTTCACTACAACAATAAAACTTACCCGAGATAATCAGAGTCAACAACATCAAGGTAAAGACACCTCCTGTAAATACGGACAGTGCAAAGAAGTAGCCCGTAAGATCGGCTGTGGAAAATCCACCAGATTTGCCAACCATCGACGCGAATAGAATGTAACACAGAAGCATTAACAGATCTGAAATTACAAGAAATACAGTGGTcaaacaatataataatttgaCAAGATGGAGTTTCTAACTACACctattcttattttaattttatattcgaAGCATTGATTGTACATTTAAACTCATTAACTCTCAAACTGGGTTTCTTTTTCGGTTGCATATACAGCAATATGATTTACTTGAGATGAAATAATGACACGTTAAATAAGGGAATAATTTGTTGCAAAACAAGTATATTGTAGAATCATCAACTCTCAGCTTACCGATGAAGCATCCGAGTGCTGAGTGCTTAGCGAATGACAAGGCATCCATATCCGTACTCTTTCTCAACCAGATCGCCGACATGAAAACGTGTATGCAGCTCAACAAAATGATGAAGTAGTTAGCCCCTAGTATCAACACAAACAGGACATCTGAAAAATAAGATACGTTTAGTGTTAATACTGCCCTAATAATCCACcaaatattcttttttaaagaataaattgCAGTTTCAATTCCATAAAACTAAACATAATACGCACGTTCAATCATTGACGTAATTCTTAATCATCTGCAATTAATCGCATATATATTAGAATCGGTAAAAAATAATATCATACCTGGCTTTACATCCTGACACACTTCATAAGCGTTGGGTGTTTGAGAAACAACAGTCATATTTTTAGGGCCATCATGGTCGTCCACCACTCCACTGATATTTGTAGATCCATGACACACCGTCATAATCATGAAATTGCCATAAGCGCGGATATTATCTTTACAACCGTCCTGGTTGAACAAATTCACCTTTACGTTCATCAATGGACGACCGATATAGACGAACATGAGTACAATCAGGCTAAGGATCGCACGAATAtccattttgaaatatatttgaatggtttacaGTACAATACTTATTGCAATAGTAAACGCCCAATACAATCGAGATGTTTATGCAATTTATTTTccgttaattaaattattatttaacaaattctaAGCTACTGACGTTGGTTGGTTTATGTTCGTTCTTCGTTTGCCAGCTGCGAATAATGAcctggttatattttacattgcGTACGTGTTTCTATATAAAGCATACTTATTAATTGCATTACGTCAGCCAGGgggcgttgttttttttttttatgtatagCTGGGATTcccaaaataatatattattgaaaaaaaatgtttcaatttaataataattatattaaaataatatatataataattatttaacaatgcTTTGTCACACAGCTGAATCTATGACTAACCATTTTGGGCGCTTGGGGGGTGAAATTGTAGCGCATGTGCACCTCATTTTATTTTCCGCAGACTTTCGTCGCATGGGTTTTAGACTATCAACATAAAAGATACATTTTGTACAAACAAACTGTTTCCCTTTTTGAAGAACAATTTAAGCGTCTCAATAATGCAAGCATGTATTTGCATTTATAATAACAAAAGATTGAAACGCGGTTACAGAATactaatattaaaaacatgtccACTTAATGCTACTGTACGAACAATACTCACCAACCAGTAACATGTGACTGTTCGTCATTTCCTAACAAACCATGCAGTGTTGATATTGACTTTCAACAAGCAATCTCGTATAGACTGTACTGCCATGAATTCAGCTGTGACGAATTAGACTTAGACATAAAGCACAATTAATTACACACATTTAACATGTGCCTTTAACAATTCATTGAAAGCACAAAAGTAAAAAACGCGAACGAAACAGTCAgcatttttgcttttttttcaaaatgttcgTATTTGTAGACTTCATTTTCCCTCCATGAAATCGACATAGATTAATCCTGTCCATTTGCAAATCATTAGATTCAGATGGTTAAAAATCAAGAGTGCTTTTACCTTCAGGTCAACAAACAGCAAACAGAGTGAGTTAGTCTGACAGGAAACATATTAAGGGATTCATATGTTAATGAGCATCTGACAATGCTTTGCTACTGCCGGGTGGATTTCCAAATTTTCGGAAGTGAAGTGTTCTTTTCTTACCATCCGATAAGTGCCAGAACGATGCGCATAGTCAGTACCTGGAAACAGCTACACAGTCCGTGTTACGAAATATTAGTTAAACATCATTTGCTCGCGTATTGCATCATTTGCGTCAAAATATTGTATTACCAAAGCCAAATAAGGATCTGTTCCGAACGTGTCAACAGCTCACTAGCAAACTGCTTTTCAGCATTTCAGTGCATGAAGAGAAAAACTCCATGCCATGGGCATTGATCCCTTGCTTAACTTGAAAAGGGTTTCTACTGTCAACAGTGTATACACTAAGAAAGTCTGTTCAGAGAGAATCACAATTGcattattattgctataataaaatttcaataaattataagtTAGAAGTTTAAAGCCATTAAATAGTGTGACGAAATAATCTGTTCTAtcattttaaacttaaacaatatttttttaaataaaaacttagaAACAACAACTGTATGACAACGATGGATGACACGAAGCAACGAAGAATTCGCGTCACAATGTGAGCCTCAGTTCGCAGATCAACGAAGCCGACTGCTTGATAATCATCGTTGACAAGAACGACAAGCCAAACTtcttttcaacaacaacaaacgcATCGCCTTCAACGTTAACGACATTTTCGATGGTCCATGGACAACGTCTGACGTGACAACACTTTTGAGGTGCCATGGACAACACCTGACGGTACAGTCGAAATCGGATCAACGATCATTTCCATTGACATTTACATTGTCTAACATTAACAACACTTGTTTACTTTAGCagaaaaaattgtcaaaattttatattcataatttgaAACCACGTTTTGAATATACAAATTGTTGTGTCAGCGATATAAATAACGTACCGGTACTTATGTAATTCAATACTTAATTGTTAACAGATTTTTGTACCATGAAGTAAAATAATCTTTTTTGATGAAAATTATGTAGTTGTTTCCTGTGGCTGCAGGTTTTTACAAGACAATAGTTCTATTGTGAATTCGCACTGGAGAATCGTTAACGCATATCTGTATAAACCCCTGAAGAAGTCATACGACCCACTTTCACTGTTGTAATcttcatgcataggtcattggttttatatcgttcaattttcattttattttatctcTGATAGGTGTTTCTTgttagatttattttttagcaatcgcataaacaacaaatgtatgtaatatggatcctttacacccattattgctccttctccctgtatttgtgcgatgatgatctgaaatattaactttatgacgctatatttttaaatctttttctataaagaaggaatgtagtagaTACTTGttagtagtttcatttcatcgtgcgtCAAAAAGTcgtaactctcttgctctggtatctttcctaccattgcgtaattaaataataattaaattgaatgcgttttaattcccttttattattgtttaatttgagttacaatgctatgaggttaatttttatttacacttaaatgtaacatgaatattgctgggccaagtgtgaggttgagcgctctaaaaccggtttaaatccccaatgctttgcattgaccgttccaaggcggtgaccccagctttattcttatttgtgtttatgttgttttgtattgtgctgttttgtactgtacTTATGTTCCTCATAGCAATAGATGTATGACGCTAGCTGAATCTAGACAGGgatgaacttcaaattacacatactataacaaGTGAttcttagcaaattttgagtagtatatttgatataatgcagaaaatagttttaaattgaaaaatatataaggTCTTTGTCTCTATGTACTCAAATTTGCGGAGTCGCGTGTGTGTCATAAACAACAATGTCACTACTGAATTGAGTGTAACATTGGTACAAAGCAAGGGGACGTAGCTAGCACgatcattttaatatattcataaacGATTTATCCCTTTACCTACGTGACCGGGGCCATCAAGGAATTTTAATTACTGAAGAAATTCCAAaagtacaatgtatattatttgcggATGGTGTTGCGTGTTTCTCTTAAACCGCTATTGAACAACATCGTGAATTGGATAGTATATTTGATTTTCGTAAAATAGGCATGActgtaaatgaaaagaaaaccgaAATAATTGTATTCGCTCCcccctggggggggggggggggggcgaagtACAATTCAGTTATCTCGTAAGCGTCAGAGCATGTTCTTTGGCTATGCCATTATTAATTGCAATGTTCAAAACATAGCCAACCTGAGTAAAACATTCAAGTATGTTATCTAACCGGCTCTCTTCGTCATTAAAAGTGCCTTACCGAACTTCAGTTTGTTTAGTAGTTTGTCCCTGAAGGCTAGTCTGTTAAAACCTTATAATTAAGTACTTAAACCAACTGGCCATCACCTCTCCTGTGTAGTTATAAATTAATCAGCAAATGAAGACTAATAATTAATTCAACTATTAAAGCAAACAAGTAGATATATGGAGACATTTTTCACATAGATAACACTTGCATTGAACAAAATATCCGAACTGTCTACCATGTAGAATTTTAATTAACAAGTAAGGTCACAGAGAATCTGCTCGTCTACGGCCGTTTCGTTCATGGAAACGAGTATTAAGCTTACAGGAAGACAATGGCGTCGAACCTCTATGCATAATATGGCCTTTCCCGaaaataaaatgctataaaattcgttcttttgaattcagaaataATGTTCGTGTTGGTTATTGCGATGATAGCCACCGATTCGGAGATCTGCTTCGTGCGATTTAAAGCATGTGTGCTATATTATCATTTGATATGTGTGTTGTCAATTTGATATTCATGTTGTCTTTTTCTTTTGATTTCACACCGGGCATTGTATGTATGATGTCCTCTTGTAATCTTAGCATGCTATTAACAAttccaagattttttttttcaaattataacaCAAGAATGCGTGTGATGTTCATAAGATGTTTCATTCAATGTTATAATGTCCCAATATTCGTGTAGCTTTTGTTCATGAATCTATTCATATTCATCATACTCTTGACTTATTCTCCTTGATTTATTTGATGCACATTTGTCTCTTACACTAGCGTATAATATAATTCTTAACTGCAAAACAGAGTGTATCGCGTTAAGATATTCTGATGATCTTTATCTCGAACATTGGTACAATgcttttgtttcattttcttaTGTGTCCTGGAATTGTTTAAAGATAGtttgcagggcttttttccttcttaacccaccgttcacacatagacgccgcttctactacgaaCAGATGAAAGCGTTGCCGAAATCGTGGCtgatcgtgacaaatcgcaggagaaacgtagttGAGTtttcataagcgcagtatgatcgcggaagagtcttcatgatcggagagctctacgctctcgccacccttattttgaacatgctcaaaacaaacgtagcgggatcgtggcctacaatatatatatatatatatgtatgtatatttacgGAGGAATCGTAGTACGGTCGAAATGAAGATCATAATGTCTCTTTTGCTCGATGTAGACTCCAATTGGCCTCGATCCACCCCGACCCTAACCTTTTTCatatcgtggcttgatcgggatggtcgtcgtaaagtcgcagctctgtcAGAACTGGAGGTTAGCAAGGGCCGCTTCCTCTAAAAGAACTAATGCAATTTTTCCGAAATCGGAAGCTTTCTTTAGAAATTGTTTTTCCCTTTTCTCAGTTTTGCCGATATTTTTTCTACCTAAATGGAAGGCCGTGCCCTTTTGAAAAAACAAGACAAAAATGCCTTTGTTTGTATACATAACaatgcaaattaattaaaaaGATCAATGAAAATATGCGTTAGAAAAGATATCAGTGTTATTACTGATATCACCATAATACAGTTTATTGCGTTTAAAATGTAATACCAACACCgtagataataaaataaaactgaaaatataAAGACATATATCTAAT harbors:
- the LOC127863395 gene encoding uncharacterized protein LOC127863395 isoform X1, producing the protein MDIRAILSLIVLMFVYIGRPLMNVKVNLFNQDGCKDNIRAYGNFMIMTVCHGSTNISGVVDDHDGPKNMTVVSQTPNAYEVCQDVKPDVLFVLILGANYFIILLSCIHVFMSAIWLRKSTDMDALSFAKHSALGCFIELLMLLCYILFASMVGKSGGFSTSDLTGYFFVLSVFTGGVFTLMFFTLITSVRKLLFKNEDTENDKTIKPLIQV